Proteins encoded together in one Lathyrus oleraceus cultivar Zhongwan6 chromosome 5, CAAS_Psat_ZW6_1.0, whole genome shotgun sequence window:
- the LOC127081166 gene encoding uncharacterized protein LOC127081166 — MNPETKSIHNYKFVEPPLAVLRGLGERLDLTHKDAFKEAYGNQLGILNTEVNITAMHTLVQFYDPPLRCFTFQDYQLAPTLEEYSHILGIRIKNQVPYICTKELPEYQELVEALHMGKKEIELNLKPKGGIHGFTSKFLVDKAITFAEAGSWTTFNAHLALLIFGIVLFPNMEVFAVLAAIHIFLTQNPIPTLLDDTYYFIHVRTQKKKGTIACCTPLLYKWFISHLPSEGPFVENKDNLKWSQRIMSLKAEDTPWYSRVYDGVKVILNCGDFPNVPFLGTKEGINYNPRLALRQLGYPMTDKPDLESVEGFVLYETVEETELIKKIVKAWGSICPQVRAEMGKKNCIAKKAYTSWIKSRVSEVLLQFPPEPSMNLQSPEPENQPNSEVDELKKVIKTLEKENVDLKSKLAKISLEKETLKFNLNQKRDRVRQADDEVQTKVFKRLKGTYASLTTKKKQLAEAQYRAGKAELEHMEQMKKLQSLLEACKKELKDERNRNKHLEVTLLQKQYELNQRLEEIQELKERSHGNLKDSNMQLNKHPEDPSNRGKIVVNNMTSKLDHNPPLEGSAMLGKWGVCLSPKSQAYYEKLLSNCF; from the coding sequence ATGAATCCCGAGACAAAGAGCATCCACAATTACAAGTTTGTGGAACCTCCATTGGCTGTACTGAGAGGACTTGGGGAACGTTTAGACCTGACTCACAAAGACGCCTTCAAGGAAGCGTATGGTAACCAACTGGGTATTCTGAACACTGAGGTCAACATCACCGCTATGCACACcttggtgcagttctacgatccacCACTAAGGTGCTTTACTTTCCAAGATTACCAGCTAGCGCCGACATTGGAAGAGTACTCTCATATTCTGGGTATTAGGATTAAGAACCAAGTGCCCTACATCTGTACTAAGGAGCTTCCTGAATATCAAGAACTTGTTGAAGCTCTGCATATGGGAAAGAAGGAAATAGAATTGAACTTGAAACCAAAGGGTGGAATCCATGGCTTCACCTCTAAGTTTCTCGTAGACAAAGCTATCACCTTCGCTGAAGCTGGAAGTTGGACAACCTTCAATGCCCATCTAGCTTTACTCATCTTTGGGATTGTCTTGTTTCCGAATATGGAGGTGTTCGCAGTCTTGGCTGCCATTCACATCTTCTTGACTCAGAACCCGATTCCCACTCTTCTTGATGATACTTACTATTTCATCCACGTAAGAACCCAGAAGAAGAAAGGGACTATCGCCTGTTGCACCCCTTTACTGTATAAATGGTTTATTTCGCATCTACCCAGTGAAGGTCCCTTCGTTGAGAACAAAGATAACTTAAAATGGTCCCAGAGGATCATGTCCTTAAAAGCCGAAGACACTCCTTGGTATTCTCGAGTGTATGATGGTGTCAAGGTCATCCTTAATTGTGGGGATTTTCCTAATGTACCTTTTCTTGGTACAAAAgaaggaatcaactacaacccgagGTTAGCATTGCGACAACTTGGATATCCTATGACGGACAAACCTGATCTCGAAAGTGTAGAGGGTTTTGTTTTATACGAAACAGTCGAAGAGACAGAGTTGATCAAGAAGATTGTCAAGGCTTGGGGGTCGATTTGTCCTCAAGTAAGAGCGGAGATGGGTAAGAAGAACTGTATCGCCAAGAAAGCTTACACCAGTTGGATCAAGAGCAGAGTTAGTGAGGTCTTGTTGCAGTTCCCGCCCGAACCATCCATGAACCTCCAATCTCCTGAGCCAGAGAACCAGCCAAATTCTGAGGTGGATGAATTGAAGAAGGTTATCAAGACTCTAGAGAAAGAGAATGTCGATCTCAAATCTAAGCTTGCTAAGATCTCACTAGAGAAAGAAACCTTGAAATTCAATTTGAATCAGAAGAGAGACCGAGTTCGTCAAGCCGATGATGAGGTACAGACAAAGGTTTTCAAAAGACTCAAAGGGACTTACGCCAGTCTAACGACCAAAAAGAAGCAGTTAGCTGAAGCCCAATACCGAGCTGGTAAAGCAGAACTAGAACACATGGAGCAAATGAAGAAACTTCAAAGCCTGCTAGAAGCTTGTAAGaaagagttgaaggatgagaGAAACCGCAACAAACATCTAGAAGTCACCCTTCTCCAAAAACAGTACGAGCTGAATCAGAGACTAGAAGAGATCCAAGAGCTGAAGGAACGATCACATGGGAACTTGAAAGACAGCAACATGCAGTTGAACAAGCATCCTGAAGACCCCTCCAACCGAGGGAAGATAGTTGTGAACAACATGACAAGCAAGCTAGATCACAATCCCCCACTTGAAGGGAGTGCAATGTTGGGAAAATGGGGTGTTTGCCTATCCCCAAAATCTCAAGCTTACTACGAAAAGTTGTTATCCAATTGCTTCTAG
- the LOC127081165 gene encoding uncharacterized protein LOC127081165 → MAKISYESRFPINQAEDGSEEDCELPAELARLLEHEEKEIQPYKEPVDVINLGSETDKKEVKVGASLAKHVHSELVDLLREYVDVFVWSYQHMPGLDTNIVEHHLPLKPECPPVKLKLRRTKPDMALKIKEEVKKQLDDGFLAISEYPQYNQIKMSPDDMEKTTFITPWGTYCYKVMSFGLKSAGATYQRAMVTLFHDMIHEKIEVYVDDMITKSRTEEDHLVNLKKLFVRLRKFKLRLNPKKCTFGVRSANCEPIFKLLRKNQPIMWNNDCQGAFNKIKKYLQEPPILVPPVPGRPLIMYLTVLDESMGCVLGQHDDTGYQLLRFDFPDEDIMFIRDFTMPGFEVSPEEGPEPGSRWTLVFDGASNARGHGIGVVITSPTGFRIPFTARLCFDCTNNMAEYEACIYILEATIDLRIKVLEVFGDSALVISQVKGDSETRDSKLIPYKEHIKKLISYFDEISFHHISREENQLADALATLASMFKVKWKNEAPSIQIDHLDKPAHCLAIEVDPDDKPWFYDIKTFLEKQQYPEGISITDKKALRRLSSKFFLNGDVLYKRNYDSGNSVLSGLWNGGRPTDRSRDSFTQGYHGSRS, encoded by the exons ATGGCTAAAATCAGCTATGAATCTAGATTTCCAATCAACCAAGCTGAAGACGGcagtgaggaagattgtgaattaccAGCTGAACTAGCACGacttcttgagcacgaagagaaagAGATTCAGCCATACAAAGAACCAGTGGATGTCATTAACTTGGGTTCTGAAACTGACAAAAAAGAGGTAAAAGTTGGGGCATCTCTCGCCAAGCATGTACACTCCGAGTTGGTAGATCTGTTACGtgaatatgtcgatgtctttgtTTGGTCATATCAACATATGCCAGGGTTAGACACCAACATTGTTGAACATCACCTACCGCTCAAGCCTGAATGTCCTCCAGTCAAGCTGAAGCTCAGAAGGACCAAACCCGATATGGCGctcaagatcaaggaagaggttaaAAAGCAGCTAGATGATGGCTTCTTAGCCATTtctgagtatccgca GTACAATCAGATAAAAATGTCACCAGacgatatggagaagacaacctttatcacaccttggggaacttaCTGCTACAAAGTCATGTCGTTCGGCTTGAAGAGtgcaggggcaacatatcaacgcgCCATGGTAACactctttcacgacatgattcatgaaaagatcgaggtttatgtggacgacaTGATTACCAAATCCAGAACTGAGGAAGATCACTTGGTAAATCTGAAAAAGTTATTTGTGAGACTCCGAAAGTTTAAACTGCGTCTGAATCCGAAAAAATGTACTTTTGGGGTCCGATCAG CTAActgtgaaccgattttcaaattaTTGAGAAAGAACCAACCGATTATGTGGAACAACGATTGCCAAGGGGCAttcaataaaataaaaaaatacttgcaagagccaccAATCTTAGTACCACCGGTTCCGGGTAGGCCGCTCATTATGTATCTCACAGTGTTGGAtgagtccatgggttgtgtttTGGGTCAACACGACGACACAG GTTATCAACTGTTGAGgtttgacttcccagatgaggacatcatgtttaTCAGAGATTTTACTATGCCAGGCTTCGAGGTAAGCCCTGAGGAAGGCCCTGAACCAGGATCGCGATGGACGCTTGTGTTCGACGGTGCTTCCAATGCCAGAGGTCATGGTATAGGTGTTGTTATCACTTCTCCAACCGGTTTCCGCATTCCATTTACCGCTAGATTGTGTTTTGACTGCACcaacaacatggcagaatatgaagcatgtataTATATTTTAGAGGCGACAATCGACTTGAGAATCAAAGTCCTTGAGGTATTCGgtgattcagctctggtaatcagtCAGGTGAAAGGTGATTCGGAGACTCGGGATAGCAAGTTGATACCCTACAAAGAGCACATCAAAAAACTGATATCCTATTTTGACGAAATCTCCTTTCATCATATTTCTAGGGAAGAAAATCAGTTAGCAGACGCTCTAGCCACGCTAgcatctatgttcaaagtcaaatggaagaatgaagcaccatcCATCCAAATTGACCACTTAGATAAACCAGCACATTGTCTAGCAATTGAGGTCGATCCTGACGATAAGCCTTGGTTCTACGACATAAAGACGTTTCTGGAGAAACAGCAATATCCCGAGGGTATATCCATTACCGATAAGAAAGCTCTAAGAAGACTCTCTTCCAAGTTCTTCCTAAACGGTGATGTACTAtacaagaggaattatgattcc